From one Nitrosococcus halophilus Nc 4 genomic stretch:
- the gcvPA gene encoding aminomethyl-transferring glycine dehydrogenase subunit GcvPA, translating into MPFIPHTDEDIRSMLATIGVPDIEALFDEIPAALRTTDFDAVPPGLNEIEVTRLLRGRAAQNHAAICFAGGGAYQHHIPAPIWEITSRGEYYSAYTPYQAEASQGTLQVIYEYQSMVAALTGMEVSNASIYDGASALGEAVLMAVRLSRRGKSPRVLVPATVHPAYRKVVATLVQNQGISLEEIPYDIASGAIDLEALESIKEDFAALVIPQPNYFGCLEEVDALTNWAHKQGGLVIGVVNPTSLALLKPPGEWGEVGADIVCGEGQPLGIPLASGGPYFGFMACKQAHVRQMPGRIVGRTVDLENKPGYTLTLQAREQHIRRSKATSNICTNQGLMVTAATLYMGLLGPQGLAQVAAACHANTMALVKRLTAIPGVEQVFEKPFFHEAVLRFPVQASTVLSTLGQHGILAGVRLDRTYPELGDTLLVCATELRTEEEIELYTRELAAALPA; encoded by the coding sequence ATGCCATTCATCCCCCATACTGATGAAGACATCCGTTCTATGCTGGCAACCATAGGGGTGCCTGATATTGAGGCGCTTTTTGATGAAATTCCCGCCGCTTTGAGAACAACCGACTTTGATGCTGTCCCCCCTGGTTTGAATGAAATAGAGGTGACTCGGCTTCTGCGGGGACGGGCCGCGCAGAACCATGCAGCCATTTGTTTTGCCGGCGGGGGCGCTTATCAGCATCACATTCCCGCACCGATTTGGGAAATCACTTCACGGGGGGAATACTACAGCGCGTATACCCCTTACCAAGCGGAGGCGAGCCAAGGCACGCTACAAGTTATTTACGAATATCAAAGCATGGTGGCGGCGCTGACAGGTATGGAAGTGAGCAATGCTTCCATTTATGATGGTGCTTCCGCTTTGGGCGAGGCGGTACTGATGGCGGTCCGCCTAAGTCGTCGGGGGAAATCCCCCCGTGTGCTTGTGCCTGCTACGGTTCATCCCGCCTACCGCAAGGTGGTGGCGACCTTGGTGCAAAATCAGGGGATTTCCTTGGAAGAAATTCCCTATGACATCGCCAGCGGGGCTATAGATTTGGAAGCCTTGGAATCCATCAAGGAGGACTTTGCGGCTTTGGTGATTCCTCAGCCCAACTATTTTGGCTGTTTGGAAGAAGTGGATGCCCTAACCAATTGGGCCCATAAACAAGGGGGGCTGGTGATTGGCGTGGTTAATCCTACTTCACTGGCCTTATTGAAACCCCCTGGTGAGTGGGGCGAGGTAGGTGCGGATATTGTCTGTGGCGAGGGCCAACCTTTAGGGATACCGCTTGCCAGCGGAGGACCCTATTTTGGATTCATGGCCTGCAAGCAAGCCCATGTTCGTCAGATGCCAGGGCGGATTGTCGGCCGTACCGTAGACTTAGAAAATAAGCCAGGGTATACGCTGACGCTGCAGGCGCGGGAGCAACATATTCGCCGTTCTAAAGCCACTTCAAATATTTGCACCAACCAGGGTTTGATGGTGACTGCGGCTACTTTGTACATGGGATTGTTAGGACCTCAGGGGTTAGCCCAAGTGGCCGCTGCTTGTCATGCCAACACCATGGCTTTAGTAAAACGGTTGACGGCTATTCCCGGAGTGGAGCAAGTGTTTGAAAAGCCATTTTTCCATGAGGCGGTATTACGTTTCCCAGTTCAAGCATCAACAGTCTTATCGACCTTAGGGCAACATGGAATTTTAGCTGGAGTGAGGTTGGATCGCACTTATCCGGAATTAGGCGATACCTTGTTGGTCTGCGCTACTGAACTGCGTACCGAAGAAGAGATCGAGCTTTATACGCGGGAATTAGCCGCAGCATTGCCTGCATAA
- a CDS encoding anhydro-N-acetylmuramic acid kinase, protein MAQRYIGLLSGTSMDAIDAALVELEPLRLLTTHTVPMPAALRQQLFTLIERRTTSLEDLGALDIRLGRLFAETVIELLAKAQASAAEVQAIGSHGQTIYHWAHAPDPFTLQLGDPNTIAEITGITTVADFRRRDLAAGGQGAPLAPAFHAAFLSTPHHHRAVLNIGGMANISFLPTDSEKGVWGFDTGPGNTLMDGWILRHLNKPLDRDGCWAASGQINEMLLQHLLADPFFSLSPPKSTGREYFNMAWLDHILGKMRAKLPPADVQATLCALTTTSIKLAVQNFSPQTEELLVCGGGANNKTLMEELQKLLTPCRVTTTATYGIPPQWVEACAFAWLAKQTLEGHPGNLPEVTGARHPVILGAIYAGNAAANSRV, encoded by the coding sequence ATGGCTCAACGTTATATTGGTCTCCTGTCTGGTACCAGCATGGATGCTATCGATGCCGCCCTAGTGGAGCTGGAACCACTTCGGCTTTTAACCACCCATACCGTTCCTATGCCTGCAGCTCTGCGGCAACAATTATTTACTTTGATAGAACGCCGCACAACCTCTCTAGAAGACTTAGGAGCCCTGGATATTCGTCTCGGACGTCTTTTTGCAGAAACGGTCATCGAACTATTAGCCAAGGCACAGGCTTCTGCTGCTGAGGTCCAAGCCATCGGGAGCCACGGCCAAACCATCTACCATTGGGCCCACGCTCCAGACCCGTTTACCCTACAATTAGGGGATCCCAATACGATTGCGGAAATAACAGGCATTACCACCGTGGCCGATTTCCGCCGCCGTGACCTTGCGGCCGGAGGTCAAGGCGCACCTTTAGCACCTGCTTTTCACGCTGCTTTTCTTAGCACGCCTCATCATCACCGGGCAGTGCTGAATATTGGCGGTATGGCCAATATTAGCTTTCTGCCCACCGACTCCGAAAAAGGGGTATGGGGGTTTGATACGGGCCCAGGCAATACCTTAATGGACGGTTGGATACTTCGCCATTTAAACAAACCCCTGGACCGAGATGGCTGCTGGGCAGCATCGGGACAAATTAACGAGATGCTATTACAGCACTTACTGGCCGACCCCTTTTTTTCCCTTTCCCCCCCCAAGAGCACCGGCCGAGAATATTTCAACATGGCCTGGCTGGATCATATACTGGGCAAGATGAGAGCAAAACTTCCCCCTGCAGATGTCCAGGCGACTTTGTGTGCGCTCACCACAACCAGCATAAAGCTTGCAGTACAAAACTTCAGCCCCCAGACGGAAGAACTTTTGGTTTGCGGAGGAGGAGCCAACAACAAAACTTTAATGGAGGAATTGCAGAAACTGTTGACCCCTTGCCGTGTGACCACTACCGCAACCTATGGAATCCCTCCTCAATGGGTTGAAGCCTGCGCCTTTGCTTGGCTGGCCAAGCAAACCTTGGAAGGTCATCCCGGAAACCTGCCTGAGGTGACCGGTGCCAGGCATCCAGTCATTCTAGGGGCTATTTATGCAGGCAATGCTGCGGCTAATTCCCGCGTATAA
- a CDS encoding OapA family protein, which yields MIDKDYRYYIHKTKNRGAYWHKKYRHRKKHVPWILTLGCISLLSIGIGLTLYGRELSAYPTRPLTQIDHLTLGTIAAGTIAARQPLPTQKPAAIAAKPHAITPDLHNWQNITIKKGDNLSRIFSRLGLSPRQVHEVMSLGNPVRPLALLRPGQLLQIALKGDNDSRQLAALRLNFSPIEYLEVQAKDDKFQAKRISRNVQTRLETVTGTVENSLFKDGLQAGLTNKQIMELTQIFGWDIDFALDLRSGDNFKVLFEEHYLQDKKVQNGPIVAAEFTNRGKTFRAIRYPDGNGHSAYYTPAGLSMRKAFLRTPVNYSRISSHFNLQRKHPVLNRIRAHKGVDYAAPIGTPVKAAGDGKVVFVGRKGGYGKAVILQHGTKYSTLYGHLSRFKRGLKVGARISQGEVIAYVGQTGLATGPHLHYEFLVNGVHRNPLTVKLPQANPIPSQLQQDFQRHATKLVAQLDAADNTTVVLNQSLNSQPN from the coding sequence ATGATTGACAAGGACTACCGCTACTATATCCACAAAACAAAGAATAGAGGGGCCTATTGGCATAAAAAATATCGACACCGAAAAAAGCATGTACCTTGGATACTTACCTTAGGCTGCATTAGCCTCTTGAGTATTGGCATTGGCCTTACTCTATATGGGCGGGAACTGTCAGCGTATCCTACCCGTCCCCTGACCCAGATTGACCACCTAACTTTAGGGACTATAGCTGCAGGGACTATAGCTGCCCGCCAGCCACTCCCCACCCAAAAACCCGCAGCCATCGCCGCCAAACCTCACGCAATCACACCGGATCTCCATAACTGGCAGAATATCACCATTAAGAAGGGAGACAATCTTTCCCGTATTTTTTCCCGGTTAGGTCTAAGTCCCCGTCAGGTCCATGAGGTGATGTCCTTAGGAAACCCCGTACGCCCCCTGGCACTTCTGCGCCCTGGCCAGTTGTTACAGATCGCCCTTAAGGGTGATAACGACAGTCGGCAACTCGCCGCCTTACGCCTTAATTTTAGCCCTATCGAGTATCTTGAAGTCCAGGCTAAAGATGATAAGTTCCAGGCTAAGCGCATCAGCCGAAATGTTCAAACTCGCCTTGAAACCGTTACGGGAACCGTTGAAAACTCCCTTTTTAAAGATGGGCTTCAAGCGGGCCTTACGAATAAACAAATCATGGAGCTAACCCAGATTTTTGGCTGGGATATCGATTTCGCACTGGATCTAAGATCAGGAGACAACTTCAAGGTGCTCTTTGAGGAACACTACCTCCAAGATAAAAAAGTACAAAATGGGCCTATTGTTGCCGCTGAATTTACCAATCGCGGCAAAACTTTCCGGGCCATTCGCTACCCTGATGGCAACGGCCATTCAGCTTACTACACTCCCGCAGGGCTGAGTATGCGTAAGGCCTTCTTGCGCACCCCTGTCAATTACTCGCGAATCAGTTCTCATTTTAACCTCCAGCGTAAACATCCCGTTCTCAACCGAATCCGCGCCCATAAAGGAGTCGATTACGCAGCCCCCATCGGAACCCCAGTTAAAGCCGCTGGTGACGGCAAAGTCGTATTCGTGGGCCGCAAAGGAGGGTATGGCAAAGCCGTCATACTACAACATGGCACTAAATACAGCACTCTCTACGGACACTTATCTCGCTTCAAGCGGGGGCTAAAGGTGGGAGCCAGAATCAGCCAGGGGGAAGTCATTGCTTATGTAGGCCAAACAGGTCTTGCCACCGGCCCCCATTTACATTACGAATTTTTAGTTAATGGAGTCCATCGCAACCCTCTCACAGTGAAATTACCCCAGGCCAACCCCATCCCCTCTCAGCTCCAGCAGGATTTTCAGAGACACGCAACTAAACTCGTGGCACAACTGGATGCCGCGGATAACACCACTGTAGTCCTCAACCAATCACTCAATTCCCAACCTAACTAG
- the tyrS gene encoding tyrosine--tRNA ligase, with product MASPQQVFDEILRGTEEILLAEELKLRLEQGKTLRVKAGFDPTAPELHLGHTVLLNKLRQFQKLGHEALFLIGDFTGMIGDPTGKNITRQPLTRDEVLENARTYEEQIFKILDPEKTLVVFNSSWMNGMTAADLVRLSSHYTVARMLERDDFYKRYQSGQPIAIHEFLYPLLQGYDSVALKADVELGGTDQKFNLLVGRDLQKVYGQRPQVIITMPILEGLDGVQKMSKSLGNYIGINEPPREMFGKLMSISDELMWRYLELLSFRPMTEIAHWKKEVEQGANPRDIKIKLAKEIVARFHSDGMAEQAHEVFVAQFRQGVLPEDISEIPISTGKEGIPIARLLKESALTTSTSEALRMIKQGAVRIDGERIENQSLQLLPGITCVVQVGKRRFARVSIGLSEDNC from the coding sequence ATGGCATCACCGCAGCAGGTTTTCGATGAAATACTGCGGGGAACCGAAGAAATATTGCTAGCAGAAGAATTGAAGCTAAGGTTGGAGCAAGGTAAAACTTTGCGCGTCAAAGCTGGCTTCGATCCCACTGCACCAGAGCTGCATCTAGGACATACGGTGCTACTTAATAAGCTGCGTCAGTTTCAGAAGCTTGGGCATGAAGCTTTGTTTTTGATTGGCGACTTCACCGGAATGATCGGTGATCCCACAGGAAAAAATATAACGCGCCAACCGCTTACCCGTGATGAAGTCCTGGAGAATGCCCGCACCTACGAAGAGCAGATTTTTAAGATACTTGATCCTGAAAAAACCTTGGTGGTTTTCAATTCTAGCTGGATGAATGGAATGACGGCTGCTGATTTAGTGCGGTTGTCTTCCCATTACACAGTGGCACGCATGCTTGAGCGTGATGATTTCTATAAGCGCTACCAAAGTGGACAGCCTATTGCCATCCATGAATTTCTCTATCCTTTATTACAAGGCTATGATTCAGTAGCATTAAAAGCTGATGTAGAGCTAGGTGGTACCGATCAGAAATTTAATTTGCTAGTGGGCCGAGATTTGCAGAAAGTTTACGGTCAAAGGCCACAAGTCATTATTACGATGCCCATTTTGGAAGGGCTCGATGGCGTGCAGAAGATGTCTAAATCCCTGGGAAACTATATCGGCATCAACGAGCCACCTAGGGAGATGTTTGGCAAGCTTATGTCCATCTCTGACGAATTAATGTGGCGTTATCTTGAGCTGCTGAGTTTTCGCCCAATGACTGAGATTGCCCACTGGAAGAAAGAAGTTGAACAGGGGGCTAACCCCCGTGATATCAAGATAAAGCTAGCGAAAGAAATCGTTGCCCGCTTCCACAGTGATGGCATGGCCGAACAGGCCCATGAAGTTTTTGTTGCCCAATTTCGCCAGGGCGTTTTGCCGGAAGATATCTCTGAAATTCCCATATCGACGGGAAAAGAAGGGATACCTATTGCCAGGCTCCTGAAGGAATCGGCCCTTACGACAAGTACCTCGGAAGCCTTGCGTATGATTAAACAGGGGGCTGTCAGGATAGATGGTGAGCGCATCGAGAACCAATCTCTCCAACTATTACCTGGCATTACCTGTGTAGTGCAAGTAGGTAAACGGCGCTTTGCTCGAGTATCTATAGGGCTTTCCGAAGATAATTGTTAA
- a CDS encoding SixA phosphatase family protein, whose product MSRQLLILRHAKSAWDTGSPSDFKRPLAKRGIRDAPRLGYWMKTHDLNPGYVVSSPALRAKQTTYMVARELNIPENKIHWDERIYEAEVPLLLRVISDCPTSIDTVLLVGHNPGLENLLIFLCGEKLTRPAAEGKRFPTAALAQLKLPDDWSYLEAQAGQLLSLIRPKDIEKK is encoded by the coding sequence GTGTCGCGCCAGTTATTAATCCTTCGACATGCTAAATCCGCATGGGATACGGGGAGTCCTTCTGATTTTAAGCGCCCTCTGGCTAAGCGTGGAATCAGAGATGCACCGCGTCTAGGCTACTGGATGAAAACACATGATCTTAATCCAGGGTATGTGGTTAGCTCACCTGCACTACGTGCAAAACAAACCACTTACATGGTGGCTAGGGAGCTTAATATTCCCGAGAATAAAATTCATTGGGATGAGCGCATCTACGAAGCTGAGGTCCCTCTATTGTTGAGGGTCATTTCGGATTGTCCAACCTCGATTGACACTGTTTTGTTGGTCGGCCATAATCCTGGTTTAGAGAATTTACTTATCTTCCTCTGCGGTGAAAAATTGACAAGACCCGCAGCAGAGGGGAAGCGGTTTCCTACCGCTGCATTGGCTCAGTTAAAGCTTCCTGATGATTGGAGCTACTTAGAGGCTCAGGCAGGACAGTTGCTCTCTCTGATCCGACCTAAAGATATTGAAAAAAAATGA
- a CDS encoding class I SAM-dependent methyltransferase, whose product MKKTTNEPNQLNRTTNQLKGSFKEEKKQRSRLDIDAVQKAYKRYAALYDAWFGPVMQRGRKESIEKLNCQPGDKILEVGVGTGLSLPLYPPFVQVTGIDISPEMLGRADTRKKRLGLENVVELRVMDAEYMEFPDNSFDKVTATYVASVVPHPERLVNELKRVCKPDGELFILNHFQSTNPVLAGIERLLSPLSRFLGFHPDLCLDSFVKETDLEVVDITSTNLFGYWKLVRARNNKQLINATAEAKAVAKAAAS is encoded by the coding sequence ATGAAAAAAACAACCAATGAGCCTAACCAGTTAAATAGAACGACTAATCAACTGAAAGGCTCTTTTAAAGAAGAAAAAAAACAACGCTCCCGTTTGGATATTGATGCGGTACAGAAAGCTTACAAACGCTATGCAGCCCTCTATGATGCCTGGTTTGGGCCGGTAATGCAACGGGGGCGCAAGGAGAGTATTGAAAAATTGAATTGCCAGCCAGGTGATAAGATCCTAGAAGTCGGTGTTGGGACTGGCCTTTCTTTGCCTTTATACCCTCCTTTTGTCCAGGTAACGGGGATTGATATTTCCCCCGAGATGCTAGGGCGAGCAGATACTCGGAAAAAGCGTTTAGGGTTGGAAAATGTGGTTGAGCTGCGGGTGATGGATGCCGAGTATATGGAATTTCCTGACAATAGTTTCGATAAGGTCACGGCAACCTATGTCGCTTCTGTAGTGCCCCATCCCGAGCGATTAGTCAATGAACTAAAACGTGTCTGCAAGCCGGACGGTGAGCTTTTTATTTTGAACCATTTTCAAAGTACCAATCCAGTGCTTGCTGGAATTGAACGTTTGCTTTCACCCCTTTCTCGATTTCTGGGATTTCATCCTGATCTTTGTTTGGATTCCTTTGTGAAAGAAACCGATCTGGAAGTGGTTGATATTACCTCTACTAATCTCTTTGGTTATTGGAAATTAGTGCGGGCACGAAATAATAAGCAATTGATCAATGCAACAGCAGAAGCAAAAGCGGTAGCTAAAGCGGCAGCTTCCTAA
- a CDS encoding rhomboid family intramembrane serine protease yields the protein MEPKEAARAIYSFAVTPIFFLHKVELVGSPIPVELTPITSMFLHADVWHLASNLLFFWIFGKTIEDATGHVRFILFYFLCGIISIMPYILLNPTSQNPIIGASGAISAILGAYLRLFPHSRIVVIYLRGLYPALGRVPAEWVLIFWYGLQLIYGIFTNAQQETVAWEVHLSGFAAGMLFVPLFYRSPK from the coding sequence TTGGAGCCAAAAGAAGCCGCTCGGGCTATCTACAGTTTTGCGGTTACTCCAATATTCTTTCTTCATAAAGTGGAATTAGTCGGCAGTCCAATACCCGTTGAGCTCACTCCCATCACCTCCATGTTTCTCCACGCCGATGTGTGGCACCTAGCCAGTAATCTACTATTTTTCTGGATCTTTGGAAAAACAATCGAAGATGCCACTGGACACGTTCGCTTTATCCTTTTTTATTTTCTGTGCGGAATTATATCAATAATGCCGTATATCCTTCTCAACCCTACCTCTCAAAACCCTATAATTGGTGCAAGCGGTGCCATCTCGGCAATATTAGGTGCTTATCTCCGATTATTTCCCCACTCCAGAATCGTTGTGATCTATCTACGGGGCCTCTATCCTGCTCTGGGCCGAGTACCGGCAGAATGGGTGCTTATATTCTGGTATGGACTGCAGCTTATATATGGAATATTTACCAATGCCCAGCAAGAAACCGTGGCATGGGAGGTGCACCTAAGCGGTTTCGCCGCTGGCATGCTCTTTGTGCCCTTATTTTATCGCTCGCCAAAATAA
- the tsaB gene encoding tRNA (adenosine(37)-N6)-threonylcarbamoyltransferase complex dimerization subunit type 1 TsaB, producing MKLLALDTSTEACSAALLVADHIHERFVVTPQGHSDLILSMLEALLAEADISLNAVDALAFGQGPGSFTGVRIGVGVAQGIAFAHDLPVLPVSSLAALAQSCGAKKVLAAIDARMGEVYWGAYERGADGLVKLAGVEQVCAPEVVPLVAGERWFGAGTGWGAYKDKLCERLGGIVAGWEAECYPRASATAQLGAAAFARNEAVMAEQALPVYLRNNVAKKPVKPV from the coding sequence ATGAAGCTATTGGCTCTCGATACTTCGACGGAAGCCTGTTCTGCAGCGCTGCTGGTGGCAGATCACATCCATGAGCGTTTTGTGGTCACTCCTCAAGGGCATTCGGATCTTATTTTAAGTATGCTAGAGGCGTTATTGGCAGAAGCAGACATATCCCTGAACGCTGTTGATGCACTCGCTTTCGGCCAGGGTCCTGGGTCTTTTACTGGTGTACGGATTGGTGTGGGGGTGGCGCAAGGGATTGCTTTTGCCCATGACTTACCCGTATTGCCCGTTTCTTCTCTGGCAGCCCTAGCCCAGTCTTGTGGGGCAAAGAAGGTTCTGGCGGCTATCGATGCCCGGATGGGTGAAGTTTACTGGGGTGCCTATGAGCGAGGGGCGGATGGTCTGGTTAAATTGGCGGGAGTCGAGCAAGTCTGCGCTCCCGAGGTAGTTCCTTTGGTGGCAGGGGAGCGTTGGTTTGGAGCAGGTACCGGCTGGGGAGCTTATAAGGATAAGCTGTGCGAGCGTTTGGGAGGGATAGTGGCTGGCTGGGAGGCAGAATGCTATCCCCGCGCTAGCGCAACAGCCCAGCTAGGTGCTGCGGCTTTTGCCCGAAATGAAGCAGTGATGGCAGAACAGGCATTACCCGTCTATCTTCGGAATAATGTGGCGAAAAAACCTGTAAAGCCAGTATGA
- the arsS gene encoding arsenosugar biosynthesis radical SAM (seleno)protein ArsS (Some members of this family are selenoproteins.), translated as MHATLPLLQATDFPALRRKHLETLQVNLGYRCNQQCVHCHVSAGPKRKEVMVRETIEQVVAFLQISSVTALDLTGGAPELNPHFRDLVTRARSLGVRVIDRCNLTILEEPGQEDLGEFLAAQGVEVVASLPCYLEENVNRQRGRGVFETSIQALQKLNRLGYGDKASGLVLNLVYNPQGATLPPPQKGLEAEYKHQLCERYGIVFNHLFSLTNMPIQRFGSMLVSKGLFRKYMALLREAYQVENLESVMCRNLISVDWQGYVYDCDFNQMLGLPLVYAGKSPIHLSQLMESGTNLEGNPIAVADHCYGCSAGQGSSCGGALS; from the coding sequence ATGCATGCAACCCTACCCTTATTGCAAGCCACGGATTTTCCAGCCCTGAGGCGTAAACATCTAGAAACATTGCAGGTTAACCTCGGTTATCGTTGCAACCAGCAGTGTGTCCATTGCCATGTCAGCGCTGGCCCGAAGCGTAAAGAAGTCATGGTTCGGGAAACCATTGAGCAAGTTGTGGCGTTTTTGCAAATCTCCAGCGTAACTGCCTTAGACCTTACCGGCGGAGCACCAGAGCTTAATCCCCACTTTCGAGATCTCGTCACCAGGGCGCGGAGTTTGGGAGTCCGAGTCATTGATCGTTGCAATCTCACTATTCTTGAGGAGCCGGGCCAGGAAGATTTAGGCGAATTCCTAGCCGCCCAGGGAGTAGAAGTGGTGGCTTCATTGCCTTGTTACTTGGAAGAGAATGTCAATCGGCAACGGGGCCGAGGGGTGTTTGAGACCAGCATCCAGGCTTTACAGAAGCTCAATCGTTTGGGTTATGGTGACAAGGCTTCAGGGCTGGTACTCAATCTCGTGTATAACCCCCAGGGTGCGACTTTACCGCCGCCCCAAAAGGGGCTAGAAGCGGAATATAAGCACCAGCTTTGTGAACGTTACGGGATTGTTTTTAACCATTTGTTTAGTTTGACTAATATGCCGATCCAGCGTTTTGGCAGCATGCTCGTTTCCAAGGGGCTGTTTAGAAAATATATGGCCCTGTTGCGAGAGGCTTACCAGGTAGAAAACCTAGAGTCGGTGATGTGTCGCAACCTTATTAGCGTTGATTGGCAAGGATATGTTTACGATTGCGATTTTAATCAGATGCTGGGTTTGCCGTTGGTCTATGCCGGCAAATCACCCATTCATCTTTCCCAACTCATGGAGTCGGGCACAAATTTAGAGGGCAATCCTATTGCCGTGGCCGATCATTGCTACGGTTGCAGCGCTGGACAGGGGAGCAGTTGCGGTGGCGCTTTAAGTTGA
- a CDS encoding zinc ribbon domain-containing protein: protein MLTWSHYRFRQRLLWMAKKCGTVVISTDESYTSKTVNWTGEVNHQLGGARGVKGSDGNKMKRDHNGALGIYLKGFVGSDLANASIW from the coding sequence ATGTTAACGTGGTCCCATTATCGGTTTCGTCAGCGATTGTTATGGATGGCGAAAAAATGTGGGACCGTAGTCATTAGTACCGATGAGTCCTACACAAGTAAAACCGTTAATTGGACAGGTGAAGTCAATCATCAATTAGGTGGTGCGCGTGGGGTGAAAGGCTCGGACGGGAACAAGATGAAGCGCGACCACAATGGCGCTCTTGGGATTTATCTCAAGGGCTTTGTCGGATCGGACCTAGCAAATGCTAGCATTTGGTAG
- a CDS encoding methyltransferase domain-containing protein — MSQQANVLERYSEGAQAHQTELCCAVEYDSRLLQILPQEIIDKDYGCGDPSPYIREGDVVLDLGSGGGKICYMAAQLVGAQGRVIGLDMNDDMLALAQKYQAEMAERLGGDRVEFKKGLIQDLALDLAAVDAYLAANPVSRSRDLARLEAFKTQQRKESPLIPDGSVDLVISNCVLNLVDDGAKAQMVAEIFRVLRPGGRVAISDVISDEAVPQHLRDDPKLWSGCISGAFQEKEFLDAFLAAGFVAVSYDKWEAEPWQVVEGIEFRSATLTAVKPEGSECMDVGQAVIYRGPYTQVSDEEGHVFPRGERIAVCERTFRFLTTGPYKDDFIGISPAVPQEPVTWCAPAGTRRPPQETKGGIHRGGSWVESGCCS, encoded by the coding sequence ATGTCGCAGCAAGCTAATGTGTTGGAACGGTATTCAGAAGGGGCTCAGGCGCACCAAACTGAGTTGTGCTGCGCAGTAGAGTATGATTCACGGTTGTTGCAGATACTGCCCCAGGAAATCATCGATAAGGACTATGGTTGTGGTGATCCTTCCCCCTATATTCGAGAAGGAGATGTCGTGCTCGATCTTGGCAGCGGTGGCGGTAAAATCTGCTATATGGCAGCGCAACTGGTGGGTGCCCAAGGGCGGGTGATAGGCCTAGACATGAACGACGATATGCTCGCCCTAGCCCAAAAATACCAAGCCGAGATGGCAGAACGGCTGGGTGGTGATCGGGTCGAATTTAAAAAGGGGTTGATCCAGGATCTGGCTTTAGACTTAGCCGCTGTAGATGCCTATTTGGCCGCAAACCCGGTGTCCAGGAGCCGAGATTTAGCCCGTCTAGAGGCTTTTAAGACCCAACAACGTAAGGAAAGTCCCCTAATCCCTGATGGTTCGGTGGATCTGGTCATTTCCAACTGCGTGCTGAATTTAGTGGATGATGGGGCAAAGGCGCAAATGGTTGCGGAAATCTTTCGGGTATTGCGTCCGGGCGGACGGGTGGCTATTTCCGATGTCATTAGCGATGAGGCCGTTCCCCAGCACTTACGTGATGATCCGAAATTGTGGTCCGGCTGTATTTCTGGGGCCTTCCAGGAGAAAGAATTCCTAGATGCTTTCCTGGCCGCGGGCTTTGTTGCGGTGAGCTACGATAAATGGGAGGCTGAACCTTGGCAGGTGGTGGAGGGCATCGAGTTTCGTTCGGCGACTCTGACTGCGGTTAAGCCTGAAGGCTCCGAATGCATGGATGTGGGCCAGGCAGTCATTTATAGGGGACCTTATACCCAAGTCTCTGATGAAGAAGGCCACGTTTTTCCGCGGGGAGAACGTATCGCGGTGTGTGAGCGCACCTTTCGGTTCCTGACTACCGGTCCTTATAAGGATGATTTTATTGGGATTTCGCCGGCCGTCCCCCAGGAACCGGTGACCTGGTGTGCGCCTGCGGGGACTCGGCGCCCACCACAAGAAACCAAAGGCGGGATCCACCGGGGAGGTTCCTGGGTAGAATCAGGTTGTTGTAGCTAA